Proteins from one Enterobacter bugandensis genomic window:
- the fabA gene encoding bifunctional 3-hydroxydecanoyl-ACP dehydratase/trans-2-decenoyl-ACP isomerase — protein MVDKRESYTKEDLLASGRGELFGAKGPQLPAPNMLMMDRVVKMTETGGNFDKGYVEAELDINPDLWFFGCHFIGDPVMPGCLGLDAMWQLVGFYLGWLGGEGKGRALGVGEVKFTGQVLPTAKKVTYRIHFKRIVNRRLIMGLADGEVLVDGRLIYTANDLKVGLFQDTSAF, from the coding sequence ATGGTAGATAAACGCGAATCCTATACAAAAGAAGATCTTCTTGCCTCTGGTCGCGGAGAACTGTTTGGCGCGAAAGGCCCACAGTTACCGGCCCCGAACATGCTGATGATGGACCGTGTCGTGAAAATGACCGAAACCGGCGGCAACTTCGATAAGGGTTACGTAGAAGCAGAACTCGATATCAACCCGGACCTGTGGTTCTTCGGTTGCCACTTCATTGGCGATCCGGTAATGCCTGGCTGCCTGGGCCTGGATGCCATGTGGCAGCTGGTTGGCTTCTATCTGGGCTGGCTGGGTGGTGAAGGTAAAGGCCGCGCGCTGGGCGTGGGCGAAGTGAAATTCACTGGTCAGGTTCTGCCTACGGCGAAGAAAGTCACCTATCGTATTCACTTCAAGCGCATCGTTAACCGTCGCCTGATTATGGGCCTGGCGGATGGCGAAGTGCTGGTAGACGGTCGTCTGATCTATACCGCGAACGACCTGAAAGTGGGTCTGTTCCAGGACACTTCCGCGTTCT